A portion of the Vreelandella subglaciescola genome contains these proteins:
- a CDS encoding Lrp/AsnC family transcriptional regulator, which translates to MPMNRRDAESERRLKCLLEQGLPLVSRPWRELAESAGMSEGEAITCAREWQEDGLIKRMGLVVRHRRLGMAANAMVVWNVADEHVSAVGRALAAEPAVTLCYRRPRRLPEWPYSLFCMIHGVRRERVLAELEAIIARHGLEEVAHQVLFSHHAYRQRGGRYASDPRYTEETRP; encoded by the coding sequence ATGCCTATGAACCGCCGGGACGCCGAAAGCGAACGCCGCCTGAAGTGCCTGCTAGAACAGGGCCTGCCGCTGGTGTCGCGCCCCTGGCGTGAGCTTGCCGAGTCGGCCGGTATGAGCGAAGGCGAGGCCATCACCTGCGCCCGGGAATGGCAGGAAGACGGCCTGATCAAACGCATGGGGCTGGTGGTGCGCCACCGCCGGTTGGGCATGGCGGCCAACGCCATGGTGGTGTGGAACGTCGCCGATGAGCACGTCAGCGCCGTGGGCCGGGCGCTTGCCGCAGAGCCGGCGGTGACGCTGTGCTACCGCCGCCCGCGCCGGCTACCCGAGTGGCCGTATAGCCTGTTCTGCATGATCCACGGCGTGCGCCGCGAGCGTGTGCTGGCCGAGCTTGAAGCGATCATCGCCCGCCATGGGCTTGAAGAGGTGGCGCATCAGGTGCTGTTCAGCCACCACGCCTATCGCCAGCGCGGCGGGCGCTACGCGAGCGATCCGCGCTATACCGAGGAGACACGCCCATGA
- a CDS encoding Lrp/AsnC family transcriptional regulator has product MTAAELDATDRTIINRLQDGLPLVERPFARVAEELGLGEGRLLYRLEQLRERGVLTRFGPMYHAERLGGGLTLAALAVPEDDFDRVVEQVNAFAEVAHNYRREHALNMWFVLATETPERIAEVINEIEAETGFAVYNMPKEEEFHVRLHLPV; this is encoded by the coding sequence ATGACGGCCGCCGAGCTTGACGCCACCGACCGGACGATTATCAACCGCCTGCAGGACGGCCTGCCGCTGGTCGAGCGGCCGTTTGCTCGGGTCGCCGAGGAGCTGGGGCTGGGTGAAGGCCGGCTGTTATACCGGCTGGAGCAGCTGCGCGAGCGCGGCGTGCTGACCCGCTTTGGCCCCATGTACCACGCCGAGCGCCTCGGCGGCGGGTTGACCCTTGCCGCCCTGGCCGTGCCCGAAGACGACTTTGATCGGGTCGTGGAGCAGGTCAATGCCTTTGCCGAAGTCGCCCACAACTACCGCCGCGAGCACGCGCTCAACATGTGGTTTGTGCTGGCCACCGAAACGCCCGAGCGCATCGCCGAGGTCATCAACGAGATCGAGGCCGAAACGGGGTTTGCCGTCTACAACATGCCCAAGGAGGAGGAGTTTCATGTACGACTCCATCTGCCGGTCTGA
- a CDS encoding Lrp/AsnC family transcriptional regulator → MYDSICRSEPDSVAAIPAFAPDAVDRAIVLATQAGLPLYPDPWGAVGEQVGIGGDDVLARMQAMHKAGVIRRVAAVPNHYRLGYVANGMSVWDVDDAEIDRLGRDVAGVAGVSHCYRRPRHLPHWPYNLFAMLHGKNRDEVERQAEALRIRLGSACRGYRILYSSRILKKTGLRLAGAGKS, encoded by the coding sequence ATGTACGACTCCATCTGCCGGTCTGAGCCGGACAGCGTAGCGGCCATACCGGCCTTTGCCCCGGACGCCGTCGATCGCGCCATTGTATTGGCCACCCAGGCGGGGCTACCGCTTTATCCGGACCCCTGGGGGGCCGTGGGCGAGCAGGTCGGCATCGGCGGCGATGACGTGCTCGCGCGCATGCAGGCCATGCACAAGGCCGGGGTGATTCGTCGGGTGGCGGCGGTGCCCAACCATTACCGGCTGGGCTACGTGGCCAACGGCATGAGCGTGTGGGACGTAGACGACGCCGAGATTGACCGTCTGGGTCGTGACGTCGCCGGCGTGGCGGGCGTGAGCCACTGCTACCGCCGCCCGCGCCACCTGCCGCACTGGCCGTACAACCTGTTTGCCATGCTCCACGGCAAAAACCGCGATGAAGTGGAGCGCCAGGCCGAAGCCCTGCGCATCAGGCTGGGCAGCGCTTGCCGGGGCTATCGCATTTTGTACAGCTCGCGGATTTTGAAAAAGACCGGCCTGCGCCTGGCGGGCGCGGGCAAATCATAA